CGGAGTCCGAGTTCATCCGGCATAAGGACCATTACTTCGCTTTCGCCGACGCCGACGCGGCCCTCGGTGAGGACCGCTGCGTCACCATGTTCAACATGCCCAGCCGGATGGCCGGCATCTACCGTTCGGGAAACCACGCCCAGGCCAAGACGTACTTCGCCTTCCGGTCGCCGCCGCTGGACTACGACCGTCGGGACGTGCCCGCGCACAAGCGGCTGGTGCGCGAAGCCTTCGGACCGCAGCCGCCCTGGCATATCAGCCGTCTGCTGGACGGCGCGCTGGCCGACCCGGAGTTCTACTTCGACGCCGCGGCGCAGGTGCACATGACGTCCTGGTCGAAGGGCCGCGTCGTCCTGGTCGGCGATGCCGCGTGGTGCGTGTCTCCGGCCGCCGGCGCGGGCGCGGAACTGGCGATGGTCGGCGCCTACCGCCTCGCCGGAGAGCTGGCCCAGGCCGAAGGCCGGCACGAGCGGGCCTTCGCCGGGTACGAATCCGCGCACCGGCCGCTCGTCAAGGCCCGGCGGCAGATCGGGCCCAACCTGCGGCTCATGGTCCCGCGCACCCGGGCCGGCCAGAGCGCCCGCAACACGCTGAGCCGACTTCGTATCCTGACACTCGCGGAGGCCGCCGGACGGCGCATGACCCCCGCCGGCGCCGACCCGCTGCCGGTGTACGGAGGCGCGGTCTGACGAAAAACCCACGTGCTCGTGCGCAGCGGGCCCGCCTAGAATCCGCCGCATGGATCTGCGCATCGTGACCACTGCCGAGCGGCCCGACCTGAAATCCTCGTTCGCGAATGCGGAGACCACTGATCCGTGGCCCGCGTTCATGAACGAGGACCCGATATCCCTGCTGTATTACAGCGACAACCGGGTGGCGAACCCGGAGTTCGGCCTGATCGCCTACGACGCCGCGGACCCGGACCAGGCCATCGCCCGCGCGTACTGCGTGCCCTTCGCCTGGGACGGCGATCCGGCGCTCGGCGACCTGCCGATCGACGGGTGGGACGGGGTGATCTGGCGCGGGGCGCGCGACCGGCAGGTGGGTAAGAAGCCGAACATGGTCTCGGCGCTGGAGATCACGATTCCCAAGAACCTGCAGGGCACCGGACTGTCCGCGAAGCTGCTGGCGGCGATGCGGGACAACGTCGCGCGGCTCGGGTTCGAGCATCTCATCGCCCCGGTGCGGCCGAACCGCAAGCACCTGGTCCCGGACCTTCCCATCGACGAGTACGCGGCGCTGGTCCGCGACGACGGACTGCCGCAGGACCCGTGGCTGCGCGTCCACGTCCGCGCCGGCGGCAGAATCGTCGGCGTCTGCAAGCGCGCGATGGTCATCCCCGGCACCCTGGCCGAGTGGCGCACCTGGACCGGCCTGCCGTTCGACCAGTCCGGGCCGGTCGTCGTGCCGGAGGCGCTCGTGCCGGTCCAGTGCAGCGTCGAGCACGACTATGCGGTCTACATCGAGCCGGCAGTGTGGGTGCACCACAAGATCTGAGCCGGCTCTCGCCGAGGACGGGCCTCAGCCGGACACCAGCTCCAGGTCCGCGCTGATCCTGGCCGCGGCCGCGCGGAGCACGGGCAGGACGTCGGCGCGGGCTTCGTCGGCGCTGGTGCGGGCGGCGTGGAGGGAGACGTTGACCGCCGCCACGGCGCGGCCGGCCGGGTCGCGCACGGGGACGGCGATGGAACGCAGGCCTTCTTCGAGCTCTTGGTCCACCAGCGCGCACCCCTCGTCGGCGACGGCCGCGAGCATGCGGGCGAGCGCGGCCGGATCGGTGACGGTGTGGCTCGTCAGGGCTTTGAGTTCGGCCCGAGCCAGTCGCCGGGACCGCTCCGGCTCGGGCAGGTCGGCCAGCAGCACGCGGCCCATCGAGGTCGCGTAGGCGGGGAAGCGGGTGCCGATCATGATGTCCACGCTCATGATCCGCCCCGCCGCGGCTCGGGCGACGTAGCGGATGTCATCGCCGTCGAGCACGGCCATCGAGGCCGACTCGTGCACGGCCGCGACGACTTCGGCCAGGTGCGGCTGCGCGAGTTCGCCGAGCGAGAGCTGGGAGAGCCGGGGG
This genomic window from Actinospica robiniae DSM 44927 contains:
- a CDS encoding FAD-dependent monooxygenase, producing MTAPPRILISGASIAGLTLAHWLARHGLQPLVVERATAPRVGGNGVDLRGHAREVAQRMGIWAQVSAQAADVRSVKFVDAADRAVARLRIHDPGAIEVMRGDLVALLREKTDVEILHGDSIRELEQDEAGVDVSFENAAPRRFDLVVGADGMHSRVRRLAFGPESEFIRHKDHYFAFADADAALGEDRCVTMFNMPSRMAGIYRSGNHAQAKTYFAFRSPPLDYDRRDVPAHKRLVREAFGPQPPWHISRLLDGALADPEFYFDAAAQVHMTSWSKGRVVLVGDAAWCVSPAAGAGAELAMVGAYRLAGELAQAEGRHERAFAGYESAHRPLVKARRQIGPNLRLMVPRTRAGQSARNTLSRLRILTLAEAAGRRMTPAGADPLPVYGGAV